The following proteins come from a genomic window of Panicum hallii strain FIL2 chromosome 8, PHallii_v3.1, whole genome shotgun sequence:
- the LOC112903819 gene encoding uncharacterized protein LOC112903819, with protein sequence MAAPWVILGRVARFAAADPGDDAEADPADFSLAVALPPRVAVLTAALSAHPDPARPDRYPYILAAGSGCLLSRFSAAPFYGARFGLDPPDTHLVLVHGFGAAAGGSGTTASAVRVPDRPASMPAIRNIEGVGLVDLDDGKGYLIAELQIDSGSDRARLFRVHTGQDRWMETELRNPLPARDREWVPGGVVSLGGKLYWYDLSWGILMCDPFVHAPDLLFCCLPPGRVLDLARPHIHNSRSITVSRGALRYVEIIPEGGDNGEAARILMSTMEPTGWEVPYEERFEEIWNDTSYRKTWLPKEVPELVVVCPSNPDLVYFALEQHIFSVNIRGHEVLEFAEQTHELVNLPWPTPASCRYVLAWDLPSTAAQGLPYESLVEMTL encoded by the exons ATGGCGGCGCCGTGGGTGATCCTGGGCCGCGTCGCCCGCTTCGCCGCCGCGGATCCGGGGGACGACGCCGAAGCCGACCCCGCCGACTTCTCCCTCGCGGtcgcgctgccgccgcgggTCGCCGTGCTTACCGCGGCCCTGAGCGCGCACCCCGACCCCGCGCGGCCCGACAGGTACCCCtacatcctcgccgccggctcCGGGTGCCTGCTCTCCCGCTTCTCCGCCGCCCCGTTCTACGGCGCGCGCTTCGGCCTCGACCCTCCCGACACCCACCTCGTGCTGGTACACGGCTTCGGCGCGGCTGCGGGCGGGAGCGGGACCACGGCCTCCGCCGTGCGCGTCCCCGACCGCCCCGCCTCCATGCCCGCCATCCGCAACATCGAGGGCGTAGGCCTCGTCGACCTCGACGACGGCAAGGGCTACCTGATCGCCGAGCTCCAGATCGACAGCGGCAGCGACCGCGCCAGGCTCTTCCGCGTCCACACGGGCCAGGACCGCTGGATGGAGACGGAGCTGCGTAACCCCCTGCCCGCGCGGGACCGGGAGTGGGTTCCCGGCGGCGTGGTCTCCCTCGGCGGGAAGCTCTACTGGTACGACCTCTCGTGGGGGATCCTCATGTGCGACCCCTTCGTCCACGCCCCGGATCTTCTCttctgctgcctcccgccaggccGGGTTCTCGACCTGGCTCGTCCCCACATCCACAACAGCCGCAGCATCACGGTGAGCCGTGGCGCCCTGCGGTACGTGGAGATCATCCCTGAGGGCGGCGACAATGGTGAAGCAGCGAGAATCTTAATGTCGACAATGGAGCCCACCGGTTGGGAAGTGCCGTACGAGGAGAGGTTCGAGGAGATCTGGAACGACACCAGCTACAGGAAGACCTGGCTTCCCAAGGAGGTACCTGAGTTGGTGGTCGTGTGCCCATCGAACCCCGATCTGGTCTACTTCGCCCTGGAGCAGCACATATTCAGCGTCAATATCCGTGGGCATGAAGTCCTGGAGTTTGCAGAACAGACACATGAGCTGGTGAACCTGCCATGGCCAACACCGGCCTCGTGCCGCTATGTCCTTGCTTGGGACCTCCCATCAACGGCTGCTCAAG GTTTGCCTTATGAATCATTAGTTGAAATGACCCTCTAA